The nucleotide sequence GGCTTCTCGTACTCGAAGAAGTTGACGCGGTGGTTCTGCTTCCGGCGAACGAGGCTCTCGTAGAAGCTCTTGGCTATCAAGGTGTAGGCAGCCGGAATGCCACCCGCCGGTCCTTTGGCGCCCTGAAATCCGTTTGcctggaaaaataaatatataatagtGACAAATAATTATAGCAGGACAATAAAACGCACATTGGGGTGGGCCATCAGGATGCTGCACTGGGCCAGGCACTTGTGCGTCAGCGTGTCCATGTACTCCTGCGTCAGGTTGAAGTAGCCAGTGGCCAGTTTCAGTCGCGATCCTGTCACGCAGTTGGAGAGCAGCCGCTTGGTCACCACGCTGTCATGATGGATACCAATCTGGCCCATCTCCATGAGCGGAAACACCCAGGTGTCCGCCTGCGGGTTCTGATCCCGGACTTGTGCCTGTCGCTGAAACGTTTCTTGCACAAAGTCGGCGATGCGCTTCCGGGCAAGCTGGATGAACTGCTCCTTGGTTCCTTCGTACGGGAGGATGCGCCAGTTGCGATGCAGTCCCTCAGTGGCATCCGGCGCCACTGCCAAGCTGAACTCCTGCACCCGTTCAATGAACTGGGCATAGAAATCCGCCAGCGGCTTGTCCTCGATGAGTATGTAGCGATCCTGGCGGTTGGTGAAGTAGTCGTTGGACAAATTGGCGCCCGAGATGATCACCGCGTCGTCGAAGAGGTAGACCTTCATGTGCTGCAGACCGAGAAGCTCATTCCACCGCGGCGGAGCCAGGCGCTTAGTCATGCCGCGCAGATCGGGAGTGTGGTAAAGGGAGAGCTGCACCTGGCTGGAAAAGTCCCGGACCAAGGGGAGCAACATGGTCTTGGAGTTGAGGGCTCCCCGGGTGCCTCGTGTAAAGTCCAGGAGCACATTGAGCCGCAGGGCGGACTGCTGTTCCAGGCTGTGACGCAACTTCTGGACCACGGCATTCTCCAGCTGCCCGGTGCCCAGATACAAACTGGCCAGTACAATGCGACGCTTGGCCCGCCCGATGCGCTGCACCAGCGTCTCGTAGAAGTGTTGTGGCTCGTGGATGACCTGGATTTGGTCGCCTCGCAGCGGGAAGCACGGCGCCAGGTTGTGTAACCAGCTCAGGCTCTCCAGGGCGGGAGCTCCCGGGAATCCGGTGGCCAGGAGGTTGGGTGCCTGCTGCAGGCAACCGAGGAAGTCGCCCTGGGCAGCCGGCGTGAGCTCCTGGCTGAAGAAGCGGCGCAAATAGAGCATCATTCTGGCGGGGATTTTATGGTCGATTAAGCAGGTAGCTCCTTGCTGTGAGCGGCGGCCTCTGGCATATTGCTCACTTTCAGTTCGGTGCTATCTGGGCTGCTCTTTCATTCATGGGAAGCGGCTTTTCACAAGGAAACTCGGAATTTCAGCACGTAAATAAATTCCAGGTGGCTTAGATTCGATAACAAATGGAAACTATCGAAATATGCGTGAAATTACTAGGGCTGTCGAAACCATCGATAGATTTGAAGGCAGCGATAGTATCGCAAGCGTTTGGGGAATTCATGCAGGGGAATTTCGgcacaaaaattatgttaaaaaaaataaaacaatttttaaattgcaGTTActaataatacaattttttaaataagatctttattttgttattttgttgttaCTATTATTTTATCAGGAAATTCTATAGTTTGACTATCAGAGGAACGGGGAACGTAGCCCAACAATCGATATAATCAATAGTACCATCGATTTTTGTCCACCTCTACTGGAGAGAAGAAAATAGACGCGCTGTTTTAAATgtcttttttaaatattacgTTAGTGCAATAAACGCgataatataaattaatcaAACATCGTGAGATAAAAGTGTGGCTCACCATCCATTGTAATTGCAAAGACTTTGGAGAAATAAACGCGTAGAAAACGCGCTCTGCCCATCGGAAATCTTTGGAGATATGGAAAACGCCGATGCGACTTCGCAATCGGATGCTCACATCGACTACAAAACCCCCAAGAAGACCCACTCGCTGATCGACA is from Drosophila suzukii chromosome 3, CBGP_Dsuzu_IsoJpt1.0, whole genome shotgun sequence and encodes:
- the PGS1 gene encoding CDP-diacylglycerol--glycerol-3-phosphate 3-phosphatidyltransferase, mitochondrial — encoded protein: MMLYLRRFFSQELTPAAQGDFLGCLQQAPNLLATGFPGAPALESLSWLHNLAPCFPLRGDQIQVIHEPQHFYETLVQRIGRAKRRIVLASLYLGTGQLENAVVQKLRHSLEQQSALRLNVLLDFTRGTRGALNSKTMLLPLVRDFSSQVQLSLYHTPDLRGMTKRLAPPRWNELLGLQHMKVYLFDDAVIISGANLSNDYFTNRQDRYILIEDKPLADFYAQFIERVQEFSLAVAPDATEGLHRNWRILPYEGTKEQFIQLARKRIADFVQETFQRQAQVRDQNPQADTWVFPLMEMGQIGIHHDSVVTKRLLSNCVTGSRLKLATGYFNLTQEYMDTLTHKCLAQCSILMAHPNANGFQGAKGPAGGIPAAYTLIAKSFYESLVRRKQNHRVNFFEYEKPGWTYHAKGLWYYLPEARLPNLTLIGSSNFGERSVNRDLETQVCLVTDNKDLSQRLQAEADRLYDLSQTAEREIVQRPVPRWVQAVVRIFRNFF